In Spirosoma aureum, a single genomic region encodes these proteins:
- a CDS encoding AAA family ATPase yields MWTLTTDKQWSALAARFPEISDMAGVRQDPRHHAEGDVAIHTQMVLASLIAQSDYQALAADDQELLWTAALLHDVEKRSTTVVEPDGSITSRGHARRGERITRKLLYVGERIVALPFPEREQVCKLVRYHGLPLWIFEKPDPLKTLLQVSLEVDTQWLTMLARADVQGRICADQADLLYRIDLFEEFCRENKCWGQPRQFVSDTARFHYFSHDEGQPDYEPFTESGSAVVLLSGLPGSGKDTFIARNLADWPVVSLDNYRRKLKISPTDQQGTSRVVQLAKEDAKAMLRSQTSFVWNATNLTRQLRQQLIDLFTTYKARVRLVYLEAPYQQLIRQNRNREYAVPETVLHRMIERLEVPAIWEAHQVDYLPSERMR; encoded by the coding sequence ATGTGGACACTCACAACCGATAAACAATGGTCTGCCCTGGCTGCCCGTTTTCCGGAGATCAGCGATATGGCAGGTGTCAGGCAAGACCCTCGCCATCACGCCGAGGGCGATGTCGCCATTCATACGCAGATGGTACTGGCGAGCTTAATCGCTCAATCAGACTATCAGGCTCTGGCGGCTGATGATCAGGAGTTACTCTGGACAGCGGCACTCTTGCACGATGTCGAAAAACGATCGACAACGGTCGTGGAGCCAGATGGTAGTATCACGTCGCGGGGGCATGCCCGACGGGGGGAGCGAATAACTCGTAAGTTGCTCTATGTCGGCGAACGCATAGTGGCCTTACCTTTCCCGGAACGCGAGCAGGTTTGTAAGTTAGTTCGGTACCATGGTCTCCCTTTATGGATTTTTGAAAAACCCGATCCGCTGAAAACGTTGTTGCAGGTAAGCCTGGAAGTCGATACGCAGTGGCTAACGATGCTGGCACGGGCTGACGTTCAAGGCCGGATTTGTGCCGATCAGGCTGATTTATTGTACCGGATCGATCTATTCGAGGAGTTTTGCCGGGAAAATAAATGCTGGGGGCAACCGCGCCAGTTCGTGAGCGACACGGCTCGTTTTCACTATTTCAGTCACGATGAGGGTCAGCCCGACTATGAGCCGTTTACTGAATCGGGGTCAGCCGTTGTTTTGTTATCGGGTTTGCCTGGGTCTGGGAAAGATACGTTTATAGCCCGGAATCTGGCCGACTGGCCCGTTGTAAGTCTGGACAATTACCGGCGCAAGCTAAAAATCAGCCCGACCGACCAGCAGGGTACCAGCCGGGTGGTTCAGTTAGCCAAAGAGGATGCCAAGGCCATGTTGCGGAGCCAGACCTCCTTTGTCTGGAACGCCACGAACCTGACACGCCAGCTCCGGCAACAATTGATCGATTTATTCACGACTTATAAAGCCCGTGTTCGATTAGTCTACCTGGAAGCACCCTATCAACAATTAATCCGGCAGAACCGGAACCGCGAATACGCTGTGCCAGAGACTGTTCTGCATCGAATGATTGAACGGTTAGAGGTTCCGGCAATCTGGGAAGCCCATCAGGTAGACTATCTGCCTTCCGAACGAATGCGGTAA
- a CDS encoding RNA ligase family protein, protein MISRKYGRTYHYPFSPGTTSDDRINHQYQTDLSQISTLIHTEKLDGENNCLNRYGVFARSHASPTQTPWTRHLRERWAMHKHDLGDLEVFGENLYAVHSIAYPRLESHFYVFAIRENDQWLSWEETQFYAQLLDFPTVPVLAHYAQPFDPVQVEATVNYWASQPGTFGSVDAQSGQDCTMEGVVSRNIDGFAESAHSHNVFKYVRKGHVKTDEHWTRNWQRARLINEQSNGLPNRQ, encoded by the coding sequence ATGATTTCCCGAAAATACGGTCGAACGTATCATTATCCGTTTTCGCCCGGCACCACGAGCGACGACCGGATCAATCATCAGTACCAAACAGATCTGTCCCAGATTTCAACCCTCATTCATACCGAGAAACTAGACGGAGAAAATAACTGTCTAAATCGGTATGGCGTGTTTGCGCGCTCACATGCCTCCCCAACCCAAACGCCCTGGACACGCCACCTTCGTGAGCGCTGGGCGATGCATAAACATGACCTTGGCGACCTCGAAGTCTTCGGTGAGAATCTCTACGCTGTCCATTCCATTGCTTACCCAAGACTTGAGTCGCATTTCTATGTTTTCGCTATTCGGGAAAACGACCAGTGGCTTTCGTGGGAAGAAACTCAGTTTTATGCCCAGTTGCTCGACTTCCCGACGGTGCCCGTACTAGCGCATTACGCGCAGCCATTCGATCCTGTTCAGGTCGAAGCTACGGTAAACTACTGGGCATCGCAGCCGGGTACGTTTGGGTCAGTTGATGCCCAATCGGGCCAGGATTGCACGATGGAGGGCGTAGTCAGTCGCAACATCGACGGTTTTGCCGAGTCGGCTCATAGCCACAATGTCTTCAAGTACGTCCGAAAAGGGCACGTCAAAACCGACGAACACTGGACCCGGAACTGGCAACGTGCCCGATTAATCAACGAGCAGTCGAACGGTCTGCCTAACCGCCAGTAG
- a CDS encoding DUF4385 domain-containing protein: protein MPTNDRAFRYDLDYRQLNLREQPELYRVGKGEMGVLLVQPYKSEILPFWRFKTPDIARESSEKIFQLFQDYKQKGDFIGMDMARKFLQMGYTRARRYANHRTGQKYDGPVPNDQKGRSGSHGREQLPRDEDPVKAESARIFYSKYLEAREDPDYQKLKKAWQEKYG from the coding sequence ATGCCAACCAACGACCGCGCCTTTCGGTATGACCTCGACTATCGACAGCTAAACCTGCGCGAACAGCCCGAACTGTATCGCGTCGGGAAAGGTGAGATGGGTGTTTTGCTGGTGCAACCCTATAAATCAGAAATTCTTCCCTTCTGGCGTTTTAAAACGCCAGACATTGCTCGTGAATCGTCGGAGAAGATTTTTCAGCTGTTTCAGGACTACAAGCAAAAAGGTGATTTTATCGGAATGGATATGGCCCGTAAATTTCTGCAAATGGGTTATACGCGGGCCAGGCGCTACGCCAATCATCGCACGGGTCAGAAATACGATGGACCTGTTCCCAACGACCAGAAGGGCCGCTCCGGATCGCACGGCCGGGAACAACTCCCGCGCGACGAAGACCCTGTCAAAGCTGAATCGGCCCGAATCTTTTACAGCAAGTACCTGGAAGCAAGGGAAGATCCGGATTACCAGAAACTAAAAAAGGCCTGGCAGGAAAAATACGGATGA
- a CDS encoding pyridoxamine 5'-phosphate oxidase family protein codes for MSVSEQPGNSKAVEAISPTLASLEHESWQQLDSAPESEDGPFKTMIVATCTDHRADARMVVLRQVDTTRKYIWFHTDARSEKVMQLEAFPTATLLFWDEKQQIQLRLIVETRLHTDDYVADDQWKALWTGSRKAYLSEQKPGSVQPAPYPGFPEQLGETLPTDAESEAGRKNFAVIECRVLSMEYLHLSRKGQTRAQFQYEPESKMVWLAP; via the coding sequence ATGTCCGTTTCTGAGCAACCAGGTAATTCAAAAGCCGTTGAGGCAATATCCCCAACTTTGGCCAGCCTTGAGCATGAAAGCTGGCAGCAGCTCGATTCGGCTCCAGAAAGCGAGGATGGTCCTTTTAAAACCATGATTGTTGCCACCTGTACCGATCATAGAGCCGACGCTCGCATGGTTGTATTAAGGCAAGTCGATACTACCCGCAAATACATATGGTTTCATACCGACGCCCGTTCAGAAAAGGTGATGCAACTCGAAGCCTTTCCTACGGCTACGCTACTGTTCTGGGACGAAAAGCAGCAAATACAGCTACGTTTAATTGTTGAAACCCGGCTCCATACTGACGATTATGTTGCCGATGATCAATGGAAAGCGCTCTGGACAGGCAGCCGGAAAGCCTATCTTTCTGAACAAAAACCGGGTAGTGTTCAGCCAGCCCCATATCCCGGTTTCCCTGAACAGTTGGGCGAAACTTTACCAACGGATGCAGAGAGCGAAGCCGGGCGTAAAAACTTCGCCGTGATTGAGTGCCGGGTGTTATCGATGGAATATCTACACCTCAGCCGGAAAGGTCAGACACGGGCACAGTTTCAGTATGAGCCTGAATCTAAAATGGTGTGGCTCGCCCCTTGA
- a CDS encoding RNA polymerase sigma factor, with product MESDFIQTVNAHAGIIQNVCRLYGKDDEDRKDLYQEIVLQLWRAFPAFRGESKASTWMYRVALNTAISLFRRQSRQIAPVPIDQELLNLDQYIASPDADPQMQQFYRAVDQLSLIEKAIVFLYLDDNSYEEIARITGISQSNVGVKLNRIKGKLKKIVELTNE from the coding sequence ATGGAAAGCGATTTTATACAGACGGTCAATGCCCACGCCGGAATCATACAGAACGTATGCCGACTCTACGGTAAGGATGACGAGGACCGGAAGGATCTATACCAGGAGATCGTGCTCCAACTCTGGCGGGCGTTTCCTGCCTTTCGGGGGGAGTCTAAAGCCTCTACCTGGATGTACAGGGTTGCACTCAATACGGCCATTTCGCTGTTTCGTCGGCAATCCCGGCAGATCGCACCCGTACCTATTGATCAGGAACTGCTAAATCTGGATCAATATATTGCTTCTCCGGATGCTGATCCGCAAATGCAGCAGTTTTACCGCGCCGTTGACCAGTTATCGCTTATCGAAAAGGCTATTGTGTTTCTGTATTTAGACGACAATTCGTATGAGGAAATCGCCAGAATTACCGGTATTTCTCAATCGAATGTGGGCGTTAAGCTGAATCGTATAAAAGGGAAATTGAAAAAGATTGTTGAATTAACGAACGAATAA
- a CDS encoding SOS response-associated peptidase, whose product MCFHKSLAIKAAELEARYGASLPESAEFQPIYHANAYQFPTWPIITKQDPKHFQMIHWGLIPRWTKSSDDASDIRTKTINARSETIYEKPSFRGAAQAGKRCLIPVTGFYEWYTSGSKKFPFYISTSDQKIASIAGLWDEWPDPETGELVPTYTLLTTEANPLLAAIHNTKKRMPCVLTPDEEKAWLYEDLNEDEALALLAKPYPAKKMHSYSISKRITSRKEPSDVPEVLVPMEYPELKNQPALFT is encoded by the coding sequence ATGTGTTTTCATAAATCACTGGCTATCAAAGCCGCCGAACTCGAAGCCCGCTATGGGGCATCCCTGCCAGAGTCTGCTGAATTTCAGCCCATTTACCATGCCAATGCGTACCAGTTTCCAACCTGGCCAATTATAACCAAACAGGATCCGAAGCACTTTCAGATGATTCATTGGGGCCTCATTCCGCGCTGGACGAAAAGTAGTGACGATGCCTCCGACATTCGTACGAAAACCATCAATGCACGCTCCGAAACCATCTACGAAAAACCGTCGTTTCGAGGGGCGGCCCAGGCTGGCAAACGGTGCCTGATTCCGGTTACGGGCTTTTATGAATGGTATACGTCGGGTAGTAAGAAGTTTCCGTTTTACATCAGCACAAGTGATCAGAAAATAGCCTCGATTGCTGGCTTATGGGACGAGTGGCCGGACCCCGAAACAGGGGAGTTGGTCCCGACCTATACCTTGCTGACTACGGAAGCTAATCCGTTGCTGGCGGCTATCCATAATACAAAAAAACGGATGCCGTGTGTATTGACACCCGACGAGGAGAAGGCCTGGTTATACGAAGATCTGAATGAAGACGAAGCCCTGGCATTGCTGGCGAAACCGTATCCGGCAAAAAAAATGCATAGTTATAGTATCAGCAAACGAATCACCTCGCGCAAGGAGCCGAGTGATGTGCCTGAGGTACTGGTTCCAATGGAGTATCCTGAACTGAAAAATCAGCCTGCATTATTTACTTAA
- a CDS encoding TonB-dependent receptor domain-containing protein — translation MKKKLRTLLLGIAVIAATNAAHAQFPALPGGGGQRPPAAIPGTSSDDSPRGNAKLTGVVVDSTTNKPVEFASIALIDTKTKKPIDGTVADDKGKFTLNKLPEGEFQLLISFVGYRNKTVSSVKLNRKGDVDLGTVKLGADVRTLKEVEVVGQASLVEEKVDRLVYNADKDITAKGGDATDVMRKVPLLSVDLDGNVSLRGSSNVRVLINNKPSTIVASSVADALKQIPADMIKTVEVITSPSAKYDAEGSAGIINIITKKTTLQGFTLNLDTGVGNRGSNLGLNGNLRTGKMGFSLSGFGRANYNVIGKFANTQRTFGSKGTTTTEQTADTRNHGIFGQYTLGWDYDISKNSSITASLRYGARNNYQNQDNFLTRTSSPSDYFPRVSDRNVLTKDLSGTVDANIDYTRTYAKPQQELSVSAQFSRNNRNNDFTADILNNSDFATIVARQQNLNNSYNQETTIQGDYQTPIGKNQLIEFGGKGIFRQVESAFSYNYGVGSGALLPDPTRTGNTLNYDQSIGAGYVSYTLTTKNKYTIKAGTRYEHTTINANYSQNQPGEQGGVAGQDLGIPSYNNLVPSINISKSLKGGKTVKVAYNRRLQRPGIQFLNPNINTSNPTNITQGNPLLSPELTDNFELSSSAYIKSVYLNVALFARQTNNSITSVRDTVTSSVGQVNNPALSQVIRTTYLNIGKESAYGANVFGNATLFSKWQIGGGVDVYYSYLTNNSSTFIYNATNSGWVVTGRFFTGLTLKNGWGLQGFGFIRGKQVQLQGSQGGFAFYSLGLKKDLKDKRGSFGIAGENFFNHPFTVRSESSSPIFAQNSLTSLYNAGIRVNFSYKIGKLSFDQPQRKKGRSVENDDIKSGEGGDGGQQPQQQPAQGGNRGGGRPR, via the coding sequence ATGAAAAAGAAATTACGTACTTTATTGCTGGGTATTGCTGTTATAGCCGCGACAAACGCGGCTCATGCGCAGTTTCCAGCGCTTCCAGGTGGGGGAGGACAGCGGCCTCCCGCAGCTATACCCGGTACTTCCAGCGACGACTCGCCCCGTGGTAATGCCAAACTAACGGGCGTAGTTGTGGATTCAACGACCAATAAACCGGTTGAATTTGCGAGTATTGCTCTAATAGATACCAAAACGAAGAAGCCAATCGATGGAACCGTTGCCGACGACAAAGGGAAATTTACGTTGAACAAGTTGCCGGAAGGTGAATTTCAACTGCTGATTTCGTTTGTCGGTTATCGGAACAAAACGGTTTCGAGCGTTAAGCTCAATCGGAAAGGTGATGTTGATCTGGGGACAGTTAAACTTGGGGCCGATGTTCGTACCCTTAAGGAGGTAGAAGTGGTTGGACAAGCCTCGCTGGTTGAAGAAAAAGTAGACCGGCTCGTCTACAACGCCGATAAGGATATCACTGCCAAAGGAGGAGATGCGACGGACGTCATGCGCAAAGTGCCGCTTTTATCGGTTGATTTAGACGGTAACGTGAGCCTGCGCGGTAGTAGTAACGTTCGGGTCCTGATCAATAATAAACCCTCAACAATTGTGGCCAGCAGCGTCGCTGATGCTCTGAAGCAAATCCCGGCCGACATGATCAAGACCGTGGAGGTGATTACCTCTCCTTCGGCCAAATACGATGCTGAAGGGTCAGCGGGAATCATTAACATCATTACCAAGAAAACGACATTACAGGGCTTCACCCTTAACCTCGATACGGGTGTTGGTAACCGGGGTAGCAACCTGGGTCTGAACGGAAATTTACGGACTGGAAAAATGGGATTCAGTTTGAGCGGTTTCGGGCGGGCGAATTACAACGTGATTGGGAAATTTGCCAACACCCAACGGACGTTCGGCAGCAAAGGCACAACCACTACCGAGCAAACGGCCGATACGCGCAATCATGGCATTTTCGGTCAGTACACGCTCGGTTGGGATTACGACATAAGCAAAAACAGTTCGATCACGGCGAGTCTTCGCTATGGCGCCCGGAATAATTACCAGAATCAGGACAATTTTCTGACGCGTACATCCTCGCCAAGCGATTATTTCCCGCGCGTTAGCGATCGAAATGTATTGACGAAAGATTTGTCGGGTACGGTAGATGCGAATATCGATTACACTCGTACCTACGCCAAACCACAGCAGGAGTTAAGCGTTTCCGCGCAGTTTAGCCGCAATAACCGGAACAATGATTTTACGGCCGATATCCTGAACAATTCAGATTTTGCTACGATTGTTGCCCGCCAGCAGAACCTGAACAACAGCTACAATCAGGAAACAACAATTCAGGGTGATTACCAGACTCCGATTGGTAAAAACCAGCTGATTGAGTTTGGTGGTAAAGGTATTTTCCGTCAGGTAGAAAGTGCGTTCAGTTATAACTATGGTGTAGGTTCGGGGGCGCTCCTGCCAGACCCAACACGAACTGGAAATACGCTGAATTATGACCAGAGCATTGGGGCTGGTTATGTGTCGTATACACTGACGACCAAAAACAAGTACACGATTAAGGCCGGAACCCGTTACGAACACACGACAATCAATGCGAATTACAGCCAGAATCAGCCGGGAGAACAGGGAGGAGTCGCAGGGCAGGATCTGGGTATTCCAAGCTATAACAATCTGGTGCCCAGTATCAACATATCGAAGTCGTTAAAAGGAGGTAAAACGGTCAAAGTAGCGTATAACCGTCGATTGCAACGGCCAGGTATCCAATTCCTGAACCCAAACATCAATACGTCGAACCCAACGAACATTACACAGGGAAATCCACTGCTTTCGCCCGAATTGACCGATAATTTTGAGTTGAGCAGCAGCGCATATATCAAAAGCGTTTACCTGAATGTGGCCTTGTTTGCCCGGCAAACCAATAACTCAATAACGAGTGTTCGGGATACGGTTACATCGAGCGTAGGGCAGGTAAACAATCCGGCATTGTCGCAGGTGATTCGTACGACCTACCTCAACATTGGCAAGGAATCGGCTTACGGTGCCAACGTGTTTGGTAATGCTACGCTGTTCTCAAAATGGCAGATTGGTGGTGGGGTCGATGTATATTATTCCTACCTGACCAATAACAGCTCAACGTTTATTTACAACGCAACGAATTCGGGCTGGGTTGTAACGGGTCGCTTCTTCACAGGCCTGACCCTAAAAAATGGTTGGGGACTACAGGGATTCGGATTTATTCGGGGTAAACAGGTTCAGTTGCAGGGCTCTCAGGGAGGATTTGCTTTCTATAGCCTTGGCCTGAAAAAAGACCTGAAAGATAAACGGGGTAGCTTTGGTATTGCCGGTGAAAACTTCTTTAATCACCCATTTACCGTTCGCTCAGAATCATCGTCGCCAATTTTCGCTCAGAACAGCCTGACGAGCCTGTATAACGCTGGTATTCGCGTGAACTTCAGCTATAAAATTGGTAAACTGAGCTTCGATCAGCCACAGCGCAAGAAAGGCCGATCTGTCGAAAATGACGACATCAAATCGGGTGAAGGTGGTGATGGTGGCCAGCAACCGCAACAGCAGCCCGCTCAGGGCGGTAACCGGGGCGGTGGACGACCACGATAA
- a CDS encoding ROK family protein, whose amino-acid sequence MQNYWGIDLGGTKIEGVILSAPSPDAVIIRKRIDTEAHKGYDHIMAQIVRLIDILKAETGLKPERIGFGTPGTFDPARKTMKNCNTTVLNGRPMKQDLTRILGVPVEVANDANCFALAEATMGIVPEIVPNFQSVFGVIMGTGVGGGVVVQGRDGIPFVLNGLQGIGGEWGHNILEENGYPCYCGKRGCNEQVISGPALQRYYQQISGEERTMKEIIERYTDGNDLFASQTVNRLLEYFGRAVSVIVNILDPDAIVLGGGVGNVDLLYTEGVERAKKYVFNSGELNTRFLKPKLGDSAGVFGAALL is encoded by the coding sequence ATGCAGAACTACTGGGGCATTGACCTGGGCGGCACCAAAATCGAAGGTGTTATTTTAAGCGCCCCTTCACCCGACGCCGTCATTATTCGCAAACGAATCGACACTGAAGCGCACAAAGGCTATGATCATATCATGGCTCAGATTGTTCGGCTCATCGATATCCTCAAAGCTGAAACAGGCTTAAAACCGGAACGCATTGGTTTCGGAACGCCCGGCACCTTCGACCCGGCCCGGAAAACAATGAAAAACTGCAACACAACTGTGCTGAATGGCCGTCCGATGAAACAGGACCTGACCCGAATTCTCGGCGTTCCGGTTGAGGTGGCCAATGATGCCAATTGCTTTGCACTGGCCGAAGCCACAATGGGTATCGTTCCGGAAATTGTTCCCAACTTCCAGTCGGTATTCGGCGTCATAATGGGCACAGGTGTTGGCGGAGGTGTAGTTGTTCAGGGCCGCGACGGTATACCATTCGTTCTGAACGGTCTACAAGGTATCGGGGGCGAATGGGGCCATAACATACTGGAGGAGAATGGTTATCCCTGTTATTGCGGTAAACGTGGCTGTAATGAACAGGTCATTTCGGGACCGGCACTGCAACGATATTACCAGCAGATCAGCGGGGAGGAACGTACCATGAAAGAAATCATAGAGCGTTACACAGACGGAAATGATCTGTTTGCCAGCCAGACGGTTAACCGATTACTGGAGTATTTTGGCCGTGCGGTTTCCGTGATTGTCAACATCCTGGATCCCGATGCCATTGTGCTGGGCGGTGGCGTCGGCAATGTCGACCTGCTATACACCGAAGGTGTGGAGCGGGCAAAAAAATATGTGTTCAATTCAGGCGAATTGAACACACGTTTTCTAAAACCCAAATTAGGGGATAGTGCTGGCGTTTTTGGAGCGGCACTCCTCTAA
- a CDS encoding redoxin domain-containing protein, whose translation MPIPGQKAPDFTLFNSERKEVSLSGFQGKNVVVLFFPMAFTSVCTAELCEMRDNIATYSNLDAEILAISVDSPFTLAKFKEDQKFPFNLLSDFNKEVSKAYNTYYETFVMNLKGVSKRSAFVVDKDGVIQYAEVLESAGDVPDFLAVRQTLSSLN comes from the coding sequence ATGCCAATCCCCGGCCAAAAAGCACCAGATTTCACACTTTTCAACAGCGAAAGGAAAGAAGTATCGCTCTCGGGTTTTCAAGGTAAGAATGTAGTCGTACTCTTTTTTCCGATGGCGTTTACCAGCGTATGCACCGCTGAACTGTGCGAAATGCGCGATAACATTGCCACTTATTCGAATCTGGACGCCGAAATTTTAGCCATTTCGGTCGATTCGCCATTCACACTGGCTAAGTTTAAAGAAGATCAGAAGTTTCCATTTAATCTGTTGTCGGATTTTAATAAGGAAGTTTCCAAAGCTTATAACACGTACTACGAAACCTTCGTCATGAATTTGAAGGGCGTCAGTAAGCGTTCTGCGTTTGTCGTCGACAAGGACGGAGTTATTCAATATGCCGAAGTCCTCGAAAGTGCGGGTGATGTCCCTGATTTTCTGGCCGTTCGACAAACACTCTCCTCACTCAACTAA
- a CDS encoding class I SAM-dependent methyltransferase, with translation MAWYHTFFHGLPQEAWKAAQTEEQTQLDLELLVETLDFGPDDRVLDIFCGYGRHALPLARMGAHVMGVDISEEYIKELKLAAKREKLSLEAVQADFLAMPVADLAHSEPFDAAYCLGNSFSFFPRPDMLAFLTRIAGLLKPGGRFLAHSEMIAESVLPDYQERNWQPVGEAEEQPILFLVENQYDPLESRIDSHLTYVRGGEMQTRIAHHFVYTLAELIRLFVEAGFTVIACYGTVEGDPYALGDAGVWLVAERGL, from the coding sequence ATGGCCTGGTATCATACTTTTTTCCACGGACTACCACAGGAAGCCTGGAAAGCGGCTCAAACCGAAGAACAGACTCAACTAGATCTTGAATTGCTCGTTGAAACACTGGATTTTGGTCCGGATGATCGAGTACTTGACATTTTTTGTGGCTATGGACGCCATGCCTTGCCGTTGGCCCGGATGGGTGCTCACGTCATGGGTGTAGACATATCGGAAGAATACATCAAGGAGCTCAAACTGGCAGCTAAGCGTGAAAAATTATCGCTTGAAGCAGTACAGGCCGATTTTCTGGCCATGCCAGTTGCTGATCTGGCGCACAGTGAGCCATTTGATGCAGCCTATTGTTTAGGGAATAGTTTTAGCTTTTTCCCCCGACCTGACATGCTGGCTTTCCTGACTCGAATAGCGGGTTTACTGAAGCCCGGTGGTCGATTCCTCGCGCATTCAGAAATGATCGCTGAATCAGTCCTGCCAGACTATCAGGAACGGAACTGGCAACCCGTTGGCGAAGCAGAAGAACAGCCAATCCTGTTTCTGGTCGAGAATCAGTATGATCCGCTCGAAAGCCGTATCGATTCACACCTTACGTATGTGCGTGGTGGCGAAATGCAGACGCGGATAGCGCACCATTTCGTGTACACATTGGCTGAACTAATTCGTCTATTTGTTGAGGCCGGATTTACCGTTATTGCCTGTTATGGTACGGTTGAGGGCGATCCTTACGCCCTCGGTGATGCGGGCGTGTGGCTTGTGGCCGAACGAGGGCTATAG
- a CDS encoding TetR/AcrR family transcriptional regulator — MEVIERKPRSRENIRSGILGTAKAIARREGWQAVSIRKIADAIEYSAPIVYEYFDSKDVLLNEIRNEGFRFLHQEYERILKLYRDPEKRLYEISLIQWEFARQQPEIYQVMYNLDGAYCTLPVCQSDAMQDVSTIVSEIIFSFIPKAKESIQRLYFEWWSVSHGMIMLAMLLKDQQPLDKSEQVYRDAMRRFVRGLR, encoded by the coding sequence ATGGAAGTCATTGAACGTAAGCCACGGTCCCGCGAAAATATCCGCTCAGGGATATTAGGGACTGCCAAAGCCATCGCCCGCCGGGAAGGCTGGCAAGCTGTCTCGATTCGTAAAATCGCTGACGCAATTGAATACAGTGCTCCTATCGTTTATGAATACTTCGACAGCAAGGACGTGTTGTTGAATGAAATCAGAAACGAAGGGTTTCGATTCCTGCATCAGGAATATGAACGCATCTTAAAGCTATATCGTGATCCGGAAAAGCGACTTTATGAGATATCGCTCATTCAGTGGGAGTTTGCCCGGCAACAGCCTGAAATTTATCAGGTAATGTATAATCTGGATGGAGCTTACTGCACGCTCCCCGTTTGCCAGTCGGATGCCATGCAGGATGTCAGTACGATCGTTAGCGAAATCATTTTTTCTTTCATCCCCAAAGCAAAAGAAAGTATTCAGCGACTCTACTTTGAATGGTGGTCTGTTTCGCACGGCATGATTATGTTAGCCATGTTGCTGAAAGATCAACAACCACTCGATAAGTCTGAGCAGGTCTATCGTGATGCGATGCGCCGGTTTGTACGCGGGCTTCGGTAA
- a CDS encoding SDR family oxidoreductase, giving the protein MHVAIIGATGMLGQPVTHELIDAGFSVRLIARNVVATQQRFPGVTVVAGDLRNIDSLANALRGIDIVYLNLSIKQCEKEADFHTEAEGLVNLIEATKQAGIRRIVYLSSIIMRYQGMNGFRWWVFEVKQKAVRLIKDSGIPYSIFYPSCFMDSINGTQRINRFVLLVGQSQVQPWYIAAHDYGKQVVRALQIVKPDQNQEYDIQGPEAITQHEAAERFVNAYRKEKLTIVTTPPVLMKVGRLFSAQADYGWHITEALNNYPEAFSSERTWADLSKPETTMEQFATR; this is encoded by the coding sequence ATGCATGTTGCCATCATTGGTGCAACGGGGATGCTCGGTCAACCCGTTACGCACGAATTGATTGACGCTGGGTTTTCGGTGCGGCTCATAGCCCGCAATGTCGTTGCAACACAGCAGCGATTTCCTGGCGTTACTGTTGTTGCTGGTGATTTGCGGAATATCGATAGCCTTGCCAATGCACTACGTGGAATAGATATCGTCTATCTAAATCTATCCATCAAACAGTGCGAAAAAGAAGCCGATTTTCATACCGAAGCAGAGGGATTAGTTAATTTGATCGAAGCCACTAAACAGGCGGGTATCAGGCGAATAGTTTATCTTTCGTCAATTATCATGCGCTATCAGGGCATGAACGGTTTTCGCTGGTGGGTATTTGAGGTAAAGCAGAAGGCAGTTCGACTCATTAAAGACTCAGGTATTCCATACAGTATTTTTTATCCATCCTGCTTCATGGATTCGATCAACGGTACGCAACGGATTAATCGTTTCGTGCTTCTTGTGGGTCAATCTCAGGTTCAACCCTGGTACATAGCGGCCCATGACTATGGGAAACAGGTCGTTCGAGCCTTACAAATAGTAAAGCCTGATCAGAATCAGGAGTATGATATTCAAGGGCCAGAAGCGATTACGCAACACGAAGCGGCTGAACGTTTTGTCAATGCCTATCGCAAAGAAAAGCTGACTATTGTAACAACACCACCTGTTCTGATGAAGGTTGGTCGGCTTTTTTCTGCTCAGGCTGATTATGGCTGGCATATTACCGAGGCTCTCAACAACTACCCTGAAGCATTTAGCTCCGAACGAACCTGGGCCGATCTGAGCAAGCCGGAGACAACAATGGAACAATTTGCAACGCGGTAA